Below is a genomic region from Epinephelus moara isolate mb chromosome 9, YSFRI_EMoa_1.0, whole genome shotgun sequence.
gaggtcgctggagcctatcccagctgacactgggtgagaggcagggttcaccctggacaggtcaccagactatcacaggactgacacatagagacagacaaacattcacactcNgtgaggtgacaatgctaaccactgctccaccaTGCCGTTCAATATTTGTGTGAACAAATTGAATGTTGGGGGTCTTTGCTGGTTCCAGTTGAGCACAACACACTTTGCTATGTATGATATTATGCCGATCTGCTTTGCAGACATGGGGTCTACCTACCAAGACCTTAACAGTCAGGTCATGCACCTCTTTCCctcaaaaatgttttagttttctgCTCCCAGAAAACATAAATGACTGCCCCTGTGCGTGTTTTTAGTtagtagatttttaaaacttaggCTACCCTTTGATgcttgaaagttaaaagttaaagacGAAATACTGGAGTTGATAAAAGCCTTGGTTTTCATGCTGGTTAAGTAGTGCAAATGGTTTATTTCTGGCCAAATTTTGATTTAGAtttagaataaagtgattttgatgaaatatcactattttaagctcaggtttgattatgtttttttgtctgagaGAAGTATTTGTCGTGcgtgatgtgtccaaggaccatTTGAAATTTCAAAATCCAACAATTATTCCTGCCTTTACAGtgtctggctgtgataaataGTGTaattttttgctatttttaaagaaaacatgccttatTGGTGGTCAAATATGGGGCTTGCCTGATGAAGGAGTAGTCACTGAAatgttgcagcattaaaatcattatttttgaaagtcagacagtgtgcaggaggtCTTTCTACAAGTTGCTGCTCGTCCCTCTACTACGTATCTGTTTGGAAACAGATGTGCAAGGCTTTCTTTCGTTTTggtaaaatgaatacaaaatacaaccatttaaagttgtgtGCCCCTCCCCTAATCCAAAAATAGTCTCTCCGCAGTGCTTAAAAATTCTATTAAAAAATTTCAAAAGTGTCCCAGAAGCTAACAACAATAGGCGCCTTGTCTGTTTTTGACAGCGCCACAGCACATCGCACAGAGCCATTGAACTATTGTGAATCACCACAACCACAAGAGGTCCCTGAGCATACAGCCATAAACGtgtacacaaaatattaggctgattggtccagtagtttgcgagattaactgcagacagacacatactgacactgacacacaggaCCAGACTtatgatcccctccaggctaAGGCCTAATGGAGACAATAAGTTTATAAAGTACATTATTAAAGATTAAACCAGTGGTTTCCAGCCTTTTGTTTGGGCCTGGTGTCTTGTCGTGTTTCGGAGGTCTATGAGTTGTTATTATTTCCatcaaagaaacattttccacCAGATGGTTTTATTTGAATCACTGctggagaaataaataaatgtaattatccAGTTATTCACAATAGCAGCACAGATTCAAGATAATtgcctgtttttatttgctttgtttaAAGACTATTCAAGGTTTTGTCTGAGTTAAGTGTCAAGTACTGCTCTGCCTCAGTGGTGATCGGCCTTCTGATTAAAGGCTGCTGTCTAAAAACACATTAGAGGATTCCCTTTGGAGTTTcctaattaataaatacagcgTCTCTTTAGAAAACATCTTGTGTGTAACCTTGAGGTTTAATAAATGTGCTGAATGCCTTTCCTCTCTTTGTAAAgccttttaaaaacagtttaaaacggGATAAACCTCTAATGgatttgtgtttatatgtgtgagGAGAGCTCAAACGcctgattaattgattgacaGAAATGCAACAGGCAATGATTTGATCATGTTTAGTCATATTTAAAGCAAAAGTGCAGAAAATTCAGTTTCCAGCTTCTCACATGTGAagctttgctgcttttcttcgtCCGTCATGACAGTAAAATGAATATCGTTTGGTTTTAGTTGGTTTATCTGCTGTTTTTTGGAAGAAGTTTGTACTATTTCTAATGTTAACTAATTTTTTTGTAGTAACAGCTTCTAGAGGATCAGCGTAGAGTGGCTTCTTGGTTCTGTGCtgattttttactttatttttcttttgtgaattTAACTATTTTATGTATGTTTCTTTattatatgtttgtttgtcagcttGTACACTCTTTACTGTTATGTTTTCTTGTGGGTTCTGTGTTCAGTTGGACTTAATAGAGTTAATAGAATAGGTGAAGAAGAATTGATTTGCGGTAAATATATAACCGTCAACAATTTGGCAGTATCATACACAGGAAGGTCCCGCCAGTAAAAAGGCGATGTGTACAGTCTGCAAGGCCATAGTTTTGAGAGGTAAATCTTGTGACCTCAGCGaatggcattttgttttatctccaaggtaactgATATATATAAAGTATGTGATACAGGACGCAACCTACATTCCTATGACACAAATAATTCCACAACGACAGCCCAAAAGTGGCAAAGATAACAAACAAAATTCACGTTGATCGCCGAAAACGTGGTATTTTGCTGCTTCATCAATCTGATTTTTTCCTTGTTATCTGTCAATACACAAGTTCAGGTATCAGACTCAGTATAGAAAGGGGAACAGCTTTAAAAAATTACAGCATACAACGTTGGACAGAGCATCAATAAAAAATGCACACAGCACAAACTACGGCCTAAATCCATTAAtccattttctctgtgtgtccaCAGGAGATTGTATGCAACAGCCATCCAGTCACTGTCTTAAGCTGCACCAAGTCGATATCACCAGTTCACGATGAAATCAAGCTGACACAGGAGGGACGGTGCTCGCCAATATGCTTCCAGCAGAATGATGCTCAGAGGCAGGGAGAGGGTGAGTGTGTTCTCTGCAGCTCTACAGCGTGATCTCCAGCTGAGGAGAGCAGTTTCAGAGTGTAAACACCCCGCAGGAGAGCAAGCAccactttttattttcatatctcACCAGATTATGTCACAGCGAGCAGTGAGAAGAGGCAGAAACAGTAATAACATGCTTTATGATTCGCTGTTTCCTGGCAGGCAGGAGAACAAACGCCATCAGCATGACACCAAAAGACTCAAAGACTGGTTTCCCAGAGATGGAGAGCAGCTACAGCCAGTGTTCACCCTGCTGGTCAGATGAACAGCCGTCGCCTCCGCAGCTCCACTGCACTCAGACCTGCCTTCGTTCCTCCACCGAGCTCCCCCTGCTGCTGGGTAACAGCTTGGCACACACTCCCCTCCACGCCAGCAACAACGGCGGCGCTCTCCACAGCATCCAGAGGAGAGGAGTGCGCCTCAAGGTCAAAGGAAAGAAGTCCACACGAAGAATGTACGCACGTCCTGATTATTGACACGTGTTTAAAGACAGAGATCTTATCATAcaacatggtgtgtgtgtgtgtgtgtgtgtgtgtgtgtgtgtgtgtgtgtgtgtgtgtgtgtgtgtgttatttacacagttgttggttttgttttcacactACAGTGCAGGCGGGAAAAACTCTCAGAACCGGAAAGTTACTGACTACTATCCGATAAGACGGAGCTCGAGAAAAAGTAAAACAGAGCTGAAGGTAAGATGAATTTATCTTTGTCATACAATAGTTGGAGCAGATATCACTGCATTTGCATGAATATAagataatatttttttcctgaaagTTTTTTTGTTGAGTGGGTGCAGGAATAGGTAGGTTTTCTTAATCCACGTCTTTTATATTCAGGCTCATTAATTTACattgtttgtccattgtggaTGTTTTGGATATGTGCGTGTGTCAGAGAGGGACATCCCATTTGCTCTTCGTCAGTAACATCATctcatgtttcattttgttccCAGTGTGAAGAAAAGAAGCTCATTGATGATCTCATCACAAATGGAATAGAAGAAGGAATGGAGGTATGCATGTTTGTGCGTTTTTCTAGACTTATCAAGTAGCAGTTAACAAGTGTAAGTAACAACAAGCTAATGTATTtattctgtgtaaaagggaTTAATAAATGTGGATTAGAGAACATGATATTGGCCcaaatgaa
It encodes:
- the kmt5aa gene encoding LOW QUALITY PROTEIN: N-lysine methyltransferase KMT5A-A (The sequence of the model RefSeq protein was modified relative to this genomic sequence to represent the inferred CDS: deleted 1 base in 1 codon); amino-acid sequence: MSRARLVSEPAEKLIYFLSSKRESRAGSHENKSDMNGEIVCNSHPVTVLSCTKSISPVHDEIKLTQEGRCSPICFQQNDAQRQGEGRRTNAISMTPKDSKTGFPEMESSYSQCSPCWSDEQPSPPQLHCTQTCLRSSTELPLLLGNSLAHTPLHASNNGGALHSIQRRGVRLKVKGKKSTRRIAGGKNSQNRKVTDYYPIRRSSRKSKTELKCEEKKLIDDLITNGIEEGMEVQHIEGKGRAVFATRCFQKGEYVVEYHGDLLQITDAKKREAEYAQNPATGCYMYYFQFLCKTYCVDATKETGRMGRLINHSKNGNCQTKLHDINGVPHLILVASRDIDEGEELLYDYGDRSKASIAAHPWLKY